From a region of the Trichoderma atroviride chromosome 6, complete sequence genome:
- a CDS encoding uncharacterized protein (EggNog:ENOG41~SECRETED:SignalP(1-27)): MAPFLDRVGVPTAAICVLSSLASLGHAGAIADADSEQLSARDSAALDYYVPPYYPAPYGGWVADWQDSYAKAKALVDSMTLAEKTNITAGTGIYMGKHGLFTPSELD; encoded by the coding sequence ATGGCCCCGTTTCTCGATAGAGTCGGGGTGcccaccgccgccatctgTGTTTTATCCAGCCTCGCTTCACTAGGACACGCCGGAGCCATCGCCGACGCAGACAGTGAGCAGTTGTCGGCCCGAGACTCAGCTGCGCTTGACTATTATGTGCCGCCGTATTATCCTGCGCCGTATGGCGGATGGGTGGCCGATTGGCAGGACAGCtatgccaaagccaaagctctTGTCGACTCGATGACTCTGGCAGAAAAGACAAATATCACTGCAGGAACTGGAATATACATGGGTAAGCATGGGCTCTTTACGCCTAGTGAACTAGACTGA